The following are encoded in a window of Acinonyx jubatus isolate Ajub_Pintada_27869175 chromosome D4, VMU_Ajub_asm_v1.0, whole genome shotgun sequence genomic DNA:
- the ENTR1 gene encoding endosome-associated-trafficking regulator 1 isoform X1, with amino-acid sequence MAGYARRPGVPPLSRARSLVIPDAPPFCERRSCLPQLDCERPHGRDLDSHFFGIRPTFMCYVPSPVLASVGDTDFGYGKGKCTKQGPPGAQETHFGDDKLEDLAEANPFSFKEFLKTKNLGLSGEDTANNRVYSKEPTRHPLGLGRNSPTPQTVGYGLEYQQPFFEDPTGAGDLLDEDEDEDEGWNGAYLPSSVEQTRSLGGATSTSPCSTYVSFFSTPSELVGPETLPPWTLSDSDSRASPAGSPSADFAAPGESLGDRHLRTLQISYEALKDENSKLRRKLTEVQSFSETQTEMVRTLERKLEAKMIKEESDYRDLESVVQQVEQNLELMTKRAVKAENHILKLKQEISLLQAQVSNFKRENEALRSGQGAGLTIVKHNTDVALQNLRVVMNNAHSSIKQLVSGAETLNLVAEILKSIDRISEIQDEEEES; translated from the exons ATGGCCGGCTACGCGCGCCGCCCTGGCGTCCCCCCGCTGTCGCGAGCCCGGAGCCTCGTCATTCCGGACG CTCCTCCGTTCTGTGAGCGCCGGTCTTGTCTCCCCCAGCTAGACTGTGAGCGCCCCCATGGCAGGGACCTGGACTCCCACTTCTTCGGCATTCGGCCGACGTTTATGTGCTATGTGCCCAGTCCGGTGCTAGCTTCCGTGGGAGACACAG ATTTTGGCTACGGAAAGGGGAAATGCACTAAGCAAGGTCCGCCCGGAGCCCAGGAGACACATTTTGGAG ATGATAAGCTTGAAGATCTTGCAGAGGCCAATCCGTTCTCCTTCAAAGAGTTTCTGAAAACCAAGAACCTCGGCCTGTCGGGAGAAGACACCGCCAACAACAGGGTTTATTCAAAG GAACCCACAAGGCACCCACTGGGACTCGGCCGCAACTCCCCAACCCCCCAGACTGTGGGGTATGGCCTGGAATATCAGCAGCCGTTTTTCGAAGACCCTACCGGGGCTGGCGACCTTCTggacgaggacgaggacgaggacgaggGGTGGAACGGGGCCTACTTGCCGTCCAGCGTGGAGCAGACCCGCTCCTTGGGAGGCGCCACCAGCACGTCGCCCTGCAGCACATACGTCTCCTTCTTCTCCACCCCGTCGGAGCTGGTGGGGCCCGAGACCCTGCCCCCGTGGACGCTGAGTGACTCGGACTCCCGCGCCTCTCCAGCGGGGAGCCCCAGCGCAGATTTCGCGGCTCCCGGAGAGTCTCTGGGAGACAGGCACCTGCGGACGCTGCAGATAAGCTACGAAGCA ctGAAAGATGAAAATTCTAAGCTGAGAAGAAAGCTGACTGAGGTTCAGAGCTTCTCTGAAACTCAAACAGAAAT GGTGAGGACGCTGGAGCGGAAGctggaagcaaaaatgataaagGAGGAGAGTGACTACCGAGATCTGGAGTCAGTGGTCCAGCAGGTGGAGCAGAACCTGGAGCTGATGACA aAACGAGCTGTAAAGGCGGAAAATCACATCCTGAAACTGAAGCAGGAAATAAGCTTGCTGCAG GCGCAGGTCTCTAACTTCAAGCGCGAGAATGAGGCCTTGCGGTCCGGCCAGGGTGCCGGCCTGACAATAGTGAAGCACAACACCGACGTGGCCTTGCAGAACCTTCGCGTCGTCATGAACAACGCCCACTCCTCCATAAA GCAGCTGGTTTCTGGAGCTGAAACGTTGAATCTTGTGGCCGAAATCCTTAAATCCATAGACAGAATTTCCGAAATtcaagatgaggaagaggagtcTTGA
- the ENTR1 gene encoding endosome-associated-trafficking regulator 1 isoform X2: MAGYARRPGVPPLSRARSLVIPDGERPGGTAGPSPPGPGAAPDPPGRAPDFGYGKGKCTKQGPPGAQETHFGDDKLEDLAEANPFSFKEFLKTKNLGLSGEDTANNRVYSKEPTRHPLGLGRNSPTPQTVGYGLEYQQPFFEDPTGAGDLLDEDEDEDEGWNGAYLPSSVEQTRSLGGATSTSPCSTYVSFFSTPSELVGPETLPPWTLSDSDSRASPAGSPSADFAAPGESLGDRHLRTLQISYEALKDENSKLRRKLTEVQSFSETQTEMVRTLERKLEAKMIKEESDYRDLESVVQQVEQNLELMTKRAVKAENHILKLKQEISLLQAQVSNFKRENEALRSGQGAGLTIVKHNTDVALQNLRVVMNNAHSSIKQLVSGAETLNLVAEILKSIDRISEIQDEEEES; encoded by the exons ATGGCCGGCTACGCGCGCCGCCCTGGCGTCCCCCCGCTGTCGCGAGCCCGGAGCCTCGTCATTCCGGACGGTGAGCGGCCGGGCGGGACGGCGGGGCCGAGCCCGCCGGGCCCCGGGGCCGCCCCCGACCCGCCGGGACGGGCTCCAG ATTTTGGCTACGGAAAGGGGAAATGCACTAAGCAAGGTCCGCCCGGAGCCCAGGAGACACATTTTGGAG ATGATAAGCTTGAAGATCTTGCAGAGGCCAATCCGTTCTCCTTCAAAGAGTTTCTGAAAACCAAGAACCTCGGCCTGTCGGGAGAAGACACCGCCAACAACAGGGTTTATTCAAAG GAACCCACAAGGCACCCACTGGGACTCGGCCGCAACTCCCCAACCCCCCAGACTGTGGGGTATGGCCTGGAATATCAGCAGCCGTTTTTCGAAGACCCTACCGGGGCTGGCGACCTTCTggacgaggacgaggacgaggacgaggGGTGGAACGGGGCCTACTTGCCGTCCAGCGTGGAGCAGACCCGCTCCTTGGGAGGCGCCACCAGCACGTCGCCCTGCAGCACATACGTCTCCTTCTTCTCCACCCCGTCGGAGCTGGTGGGGCCCGAGACCCTGCCCCCGTGGACGCTGAGTGACTCGGACTCCCGCGCCTCTCCAGCGGGGAGCCCCAGCGCAGATTTCGCGGCTCCCGGAGAGTCTCTGGGAGACAGGCACCTGCGGACGCTGCAGATAAGCTACGAAGCA ctGAAAGATGAAAATTCTAAGCTGAGAAGAAAGCTGACTGAGGTTCAGAGCTTCTCTGAAACTCAAACAGAAAT GGTGAGGACGCTGGAGCGGAAGctggaagcaaaaatgataaagGAGGAGAGTGACTACCGAGATCTGGAGTCAGTGGTCCAGCAGGTGGAGCAGAACCTGGAGCTGATGACA aAACGAGCTGTAAAGGCGGAAAATCACATCCTGAAACTGAAGCAGGAAATAAGCTTGCTGCAG GCGCAGGTCTCTAACTTCAAGCGCGAGAATGAGGCCTTGCGGTCCGGCCAGGGTGCCGGCCTGACAATAGTGAAGCACAACACCGACGTGGCCTTGCAGAACCTTCGCGTCGTCATGAACAACGCCCACTCCTCCATAAA GCAGCTGGTTTCTGGAGCTGAAACGTTGAATCTTGTGGCCGAAATCCTTAAATCCATAGACAGAATTTCCGAAATtcaagatgaggaagaggagtcTTGA